In a single window of the Bactrocera dorsalis isolate Fly_Bdor chromosome 2, ASM2337382v1, whole genome shotgun sequence genome:
- the LOC115066428 gene encoding uncharacterized protein LOC115066428 produces the protein MDHEADRLTFSSILIIPLQSPITFSGLTARIADPNIVENLQLSLVERNGVKKLNGTYAQNVVFHSIDSQLTIDLEHANSKRTRFLDLKLDICNFFDGKYDKNQVLRIFRKGLRKSKTFRLKCPIPAHHLFRVDMLDMGTLYTGYLPNVSFFASFNMYNKGHLYIQVVLNGFS, from the exons ACTAACTTTCTCATCTATACTTATAATTCCTTTACAGTCACCAATTACTTTCAGCGGTCTAACTGCGAGGATAGCAGATCCCAACATTGTGGAAAACTTACAACTGTCGTTGGTCGAGCGCAATGGTGTTAAAAAGCTAAATGGAACTTATGCCCAAAACGTTGTGTTTCACTCTATTGATTCGCAGCTGACGATTGACCTTGAACATGCAAACAGTAAGAGAACACGCTTTTTGGACTTAAAACtcgatatttgcaatttttttgatggaaaatatgataaaaatcaGGTACTTCGCATATTTCGCAAGGGTTTAAGAAAGTCGAAAACTTTTCGACTGAAGTGTCCTATTCCAGCG cACCACCTGTTTAGGGTAGATATGCTAGATATGGGTACATTGTACACAGGCTATTTACCAAATGTGTCCTTTTTCGCGAGCTTCAACATGTATAATAAAGGACACTTATATATTCAAGTCGTTCTTAACGGGTtctcataa